A stretch of DNA from Flavobacteriales bacterium:
AAGTGTTTCGTAGTTAAAATCTACAGTAGTCAATCTATTATCACCACTACTTGTCGCTAAGAAATCAAACTCACCTTCCTCAATAAGCTGAAGAATTATTTTCTGTCCTAAAAGTCCATTAGAACCAGTAATTAATATTCGTTCTTTCAATCTATTCTATTTTTGATTTATAAAATGCCAAGGCAAAATATGCCAGAATTGGCATTCCCATTCCAAATACTACGGCGGCTAAAAACACTATTCTTACAAGTCCAATATTAATATCGAATTTATTACCCAACCAAGAGCAAACTCCCAGTATCTTCTTCTCATCCATTTTTCTTCAGTCCAAGAATTTCATTCAATTGTTTTATTTGATCTGGGTTTCCCAGAACAAACATTTTGGAATTTGGAAGTAATATAGTATCCGCTCCTGGGTTAATAACATATTCCCCTTCAGCTGTCTTAAACCCAATTACAGTAGTGCCAGTTTTTGATCTAGATTCGATCTCGCCCAATGTTTTATAATTAAAATCTTCTGGAAGTTCCTTGAACGATATCTCTTCTAAATTAACATCTGCATCACCTTCTAAACTTATGTTATCCAAAAACTCAACTAAATCTGGTGTAAGCACCAAAGAGGCCATGTGAGCCCCGCCTACCTTGCTAGGCATAATCACATTATCAGCACCAGCAATTTTTAATTTTCTAACAGAGTTATCCTCAGACGCACTGCTTATAATCTTTAATTCAGGATTAATTTCTCGAGCTGTAAGAACTACAAATAAGTTATCCGAATCTTTTGGCAATGTAGTTATGATGGCTGAAGCCTTGCTAATGTTAGCCGAAAAAAGCACACTATCTTTTGTTGAGTCTCCTTCAATAATATTCCGATGGCCATCTTCTCTAGCGTCTTCAATTTTAGCAGGATCCTTCTCAATAATTACGAAAGTTTCTTTGTGTGCTAATAAACTTTTAATTGCTCGTCCACCATTTCGACCGTACCCACAAACAATTATATGATTTTTTAATTTTGACATTTTCTTATTTGATCTATTTACGGCAAAGTACTTCCTAAATTCGCCATCAATCATATATCTCGTAATTGACGAGATTGCAAAGGCAAAAGTACCAAAACTGGTTAATATTAGAAATATAGTAAATATTCTTCCTGCATCGCTCAATACTCTTACTTCGTTAAAACCAACACTCGACACGGTAATTATCGTCATGTAAACAGCTTCGAGAAAACTATAATCTTCGATTGCCA
This window harbors:
- a CDS encoding PspC domain-containing protein, giving the protein MDEKKILGVCSWLGNKFDINIGLVRIVFLAAVVFGMGMPILAYFALAFYKSKIE
- a CDS encoding potassium channel protein; the encoded protein is AIEDYSFLEAVYMTIITVSSVGFNEVRVLSDAGRIFTIFLILTSFGTFAFAISSITRYMIDGEFRKYFAVNRSNKKMSKLKNHIIVCGYGRNGGRAIKSLLAHKETFVIIEKDPAKIEDAREDGHRNIIEGDSTKDSVLFSANISKASAIITTLPKDSDNLFVVLTAREINPELKIISSASEDNSVRKLKIAGADNVIMPSKVGGAHMASLVLTPDLVEFLDNISLEGDADVNLEEISFKELPEDFNYKTLGEIESRSKTGTTVIGFKTAEGEYVINPGADTILLPNSKMFVLGNPDQIKQLNEILGLKKNG